From the Micromonospora sediminicola genome, one window contains:
- a CDS encoding TldD/PmbA family protein yields the protein MSAEQDLAARVVELVRRVAGPGAEAEVLVTRTDLALTRFANSSIHQNVAETGTAIQLRLHADGRTAAGGGNRVDADGLAALVERTRAAARLAPADPAWPGLTAPTPTPSGPGVDEATAYASPDERAARVRAFVDAVEGLEAAGYCRTAYRSGAFASSAGHSAQGRAAEAAMDGIARTGSADGVARHCADRLADLDGAALGARAAAKARAAADPVELPPGRYEVVLEPAAVADLLQNLAWFGFNGKRYAERQSFAEPGAAQFDPAVTLVDDPLHASTLPFDLEGTPRRALPLVEAGTTRAVAYDRRSGAEAGVASTGHGMAGGSTFGPIPHNLRLLAGAPDTVDAGVAAGPVSAGVTGAVGDPDTAALVAGVRRGLLVSDFWYTRVLDPKQLVVTGLTRNGVWLVEDGVPVRAVRDLRFTESYPRALGPGRVLGLGRSPLRQPDRMDGSWWEGPALRLSSWNFTGGASG from the coding sequence GTGAGCGCCGAACAGGATCTCGCCGCCCGGGTGGTGGAGCTGGTCCGGCGCGTGGCCGGGCCGGGCGCGGAGGCCGAGGTGCTGGTGACCCGCACCGACCTCGCGCTCACCCGCTTCGCCAACTCCTCGATCCACCAGAACGTCGCCGAGACGGGCACCGCGATCCAGCTGCGGCTGCACGCCGACGGGCGGACCGCCGCGGGTGGCGGCAACCGGGTCGACGCCGACGGGCTGGCCGCGCTGGTCGAGCGGACCCGGGCCGCGGCCCGGCTCGCCCCGGCCGACCCGGCCTGGCCCGGGCTCACCGCGCCGACGCCCACGCCGTCCGGCCCGGGCGTCGACGAGGCCACCGCGTACGCCTCACCCGACGAGCGGGCCGCCCGGGTACGCGCCTTCGTGGACGCTGTCGAAGGGCTGGAGGCGGCGGGCTACTGCCGCACGGCGTACCGGTCCGGCGCGTTCGCCAGCTCCGCCGGGCACTCGGCGCAGGGGCGGGCGGCGGAGGCGGCCATGGACGGCATCGCCCGCACCGGGAGCGCCGACGGCGTGGCCCGGCACTGCGCCGACCGCCTCGCCGACCTCGACGGCGCAGCGCTCGGCGCTCGCGCGGCGGCCAAGGCACGGGCCGCGGCCGACCCGGTGGAACTGCCGCCCGGGCGCTACGAGGTGGTGCTCGAACCGGCGGCGGTGGCCGACCTGTTGCAGAACCTCGCCTGGTTCGGCTTCAACGGCAAGCGGTACGCCGAACGGCAGTCCTTCGCCGAGCCGGGCGCCGCCCAGTTCGACCCGGCGGTGACGCTGGTGGACGACCCGCTGCACGCCTCGACGCTGCCGTTCGACCTGGAGGGCACGCCCCGGCGGGCGCTGCCGCTGGTGGAGGCCGGCACCACCCGGGCGGTGGCGTACGACAGGCGCAGCGGCGCGGAGGCGGGCGTCGCGTCCACCGGGCACGGCATGGCCGGCGGGTCGACGTTCGGGCCGATCCCGCACAACCTCCGCCTGCTGGCGGGCGCGCCGGACACGGTCGACGCCGGGGTCGCGGCCGGACCGGTGAGCGCCGGGGTGACGGGGGCGGTGGGCGACCCGGACACCGCGGCCCTGGTGGCCGGCGTGCGGCGCGGACTGCTGGTCAGCGACTTCTGGTACACCCGGGTGCTGGACCCGAAGCAGCTGGTCGTCACCGGGCTGACCCGCAACGGGGTCTGGCTGGTCGAGGACGGCGTGCCGGTGCGGGCGGTGCGGGACCTCCGGTTCACCGAGTCGTACCCACGGGCGTTGGGGCCGGGCCGGGTGCTCGGCCTGGGCCGGTCGCCGCTCCGCCAGCCGGACCGGATGGACGGGTCCTGGTGGGAGGGACCCGCCCTGCGGCTGTCGTCGTGGAACTTCACCGGCGGCGCGTCCGGCTGA
- a CDS encoding fumarate reductase/succinate dehydrogenase flavoprotein subunit: protein MTETRIERHHYDVVVIGAGGAGLRAAIEARLAGKKTAIISKSLFGKAHTVMAEGGAAAAMGNVNSRDNWQVHFRDTMRGGKFLNNFRMAELHAKESPQRIWELETYGALFDRTSDGKISQRNFGGHEYPRLAHVGDRTGLELIRTLQQKIVSLQQEDKREFGSYDARIRVFAETTVTELLLDGDRVAGAFGYYRESGEFVLFEAPAVVLATGGVGRSYKVTSNSWEYTGDGHALALRAGATLINMEFLQFHPTGMVWPPSVKGILVTESVRGDGGVLKNSDGKRFMFDYVPDVFRKQYAETEEEADRWYTDPDNNRRPPELLPRDEVARAINSEVKAGRGTPAGGVYLDIASRKSAEEIRRRLPSMYHQFKELADVDITKEPMEVGPTCHYVMGGVEVDPDSGAAAGTVRGLFAAGEVSGGMHGSNRLGGNSLSDLLVFGKRAGGHAATYTDQLTARPAVSVAAVEAAVETALAPLQRDTGESPYQLQQDLQVVMGDLVGIIRREGELADALGRLSELRERVAKVSAVGGRRYNPGWHLALDLRNMLVVSECTAKAALERQESRGGHTREDYPAMDPKWRRVNLVCSLDGDTVRLTHKPLPKMRPELIGLFDRAELSKYLTDSELAEFDALTEEANTDGK, encoded by the coding sequence ATGACTGAGACGCGAATCGAACGACACCACTACGACGTCGTCGTGATCGGGGCCGGCGGCGCCGGCCTGCGCGCGGCGATCGAGGCCCGGCTGGCCGGCAAGAAGACCGCGATCATCTCGAAGTCGCTGTTCGGCAAGGCGCACACGGTGATGGCCGAGGGCGGCGCGGCGGCCGCGATGGGCAACGTCAACTCGCGCGACAACTGGCAGGTGCACTTCCGGGACACCATGCGCGGCGGCAAGTTCCTCAACAACTTCCGGATGGCCGAGCTGCACGCCAAGGAGTCGCCGCAGCGGATCTGGGAGCTGGAGACGTACGGCGCGCTCTTCGACCGCACCTCCGACGGCAAGATCTCGCAGCGCAACTTCGGCGGCCACGAGTACCCGCGCCTGGCGCACGTCGGCGACCGGACCGGCCTGGAGCTGATCCGCACGCTCCAGCAGAAGATCGTGTCGCTCCAGCAGGAGGACAAGCGGGAGTTCGGCAGCTACGACGCCCGGATCCGGGTGTTCGCCGAGACCACGGTCACCGAGCTTCTGCTCGACGGCGACCGGGTGGCCGGCGCGTTCGGCTACTACCGCGAGTCCGGTGAGTTCGTCCTCTTCGAGGCGCCGGCCGTGGTGCTGGCGACCGGCGGGGTCGGGCGGTCCTACAAGGTCACCTCGAACTCCTGGGAGTACACCGGGGACGGTCACGCGCTCGCGCTGCGCGCCGGGGCCACGCTGATCAACATGGAGTTCCTCCAGTTCCACCCGACCGGCATGGTCTGGCCTCCCTCGGTGAAGGGCATCCTGGTCACCGAGTCGGTGCGCGGCGACGGCGGCGTGCTGAAGAACTCCGACGGCAAGCGGTTCATGTTCGACTACGTCCCCGACGTCTTCCGCAAGCAGTACGCGGAGACGGAGGAGGAGGCGGACCGCTGGTACACCGACCCGGACAACAACCGGCGTCCGCCGGAGCTGCTCCCCCGCGACGAGGTCGCCCGCGCGATCAACAGCGAGGTCAAGGCCGGTCGGGGTACGCCAGCCGGCGGCGTCTACCTGGACATCGCCTCGCGCAAGTCGGCGGAGGAGATCCGTCGCCGGCTGCCCTCGATGTACCACCAGTTCAAGGAGCTGGCCGACGTCGACATCACCAAGGAGCCGATGGAGGTCGGACCGACCTGTCACTACGTGATGGGCGGCGTCGAGGTGGACCCCGACTCCGGCGCGGCGGCGGGCACCGTACGCGGGCTCTTCGCCGCCGGCGAGGTCTCCGGCGGGATGCACGGTTCCAACCGGCTGGGCGGCAACTCCCTGTCCGACCTGCTGGTCTTCGGCAAGCGGGCGGGCGGCCACGCCGCCACGTACACCGACCAGCTCACCGCGCGCCCGGCGGTGTCGGTGGCGGCGGTGGAGGCCGCGGTGGAGACGGCCCTGGCGCCGTTGCAGCGGGACACCGGCGAGAGTCCGTACCAGCTCCAGCAGGACCTCCAGGTGGTCATGGGCGACCTGGTCGGCATCATCCGGCGGGAGGGCGAGCTGGCCGACGCGCTGGGCCGGCTGTCCGAGCTGCGGGAGCGGGTCGCGAAGGTGAGCGCGGTCGGCGGCCGGCGCTACAACCCGGGCTGGCACCTGGCGCTCGACCTGCGCAACATGCTCGTGGTCTCGGAGTGCACCGCGAAGGCGGCGCTGGAGCGGCAGGAGTCGCGCGGCGGGCACACCCGGGAGGACTACCCGGCGATGGACCCGAAGTGGCGGCGGGTCAACCTGGTCTGCTCGCTCGACGGCGACACGGTCCGGCTGACCCACAAGCCGCTGCCGAAGATGCGGCCGGAGCTGATCGGGCTGTTCGACCGGGCGGAGCTGTCCAAGTACCTGACCGACTCCGAACTCGCCGAGTTCGACGCCCTCACCGAGGAGGCGAACACTGATGGGAAGTAA